ATACTGTTTGCTGTAGCATCTAATTTAAAGCTACACCATTATGCTAATCACGTGctaattaaaaccagaatttaGCTCACCTTCAGAGTATCAAATTACCAAGCACATAGACCTTTGTACTGCTAGCTACACTGCCTTCCCAGGCTGACATCCCAGGACGAGCTTCTCTCTCCAGCCATTCCAAGACCAGTCCTGGAATCTGGGATCATGTTCAGCCTTCTCCTGGTGCAATGAATTTcaccaagaagaaaaagccCCAAATCTTTACTTTTGGGATAGCCTCTGCATTTCACTTACCCATGAGATTTATTAGCGTACAGGTGAACTTAAAGAAAAAGCGTCTTTTCATATTGTAAGATCAAGCATAGTCTTCATTTAATATCAGATCCTGGACAAGAAACTCTCAGTCCCCTTTGTGAAAGGAGaaaactttcttcttccttggtAAGGTGTGAGCTGTCTGCAGAGCAAGCATTTCTCCTTACGTTTATTCAAGGTGCACAGTGTAGCAGTGTCTCGATACCTGAACACTCCGGTTCCTGCCGCAATGCAAACACCAAACTCCATTACATGACATTTTCCAGAATATCTACCCCTTGTATGCAACGTTTTACATCACCAACGTGCAAAAATAATTCTGCACACAACTGCAATTTGTCTGAGTTATTTCAGCTGAGAATTACTCACCCTATTTTTGGTGAATTCCCTTCTATATTCACAATGAGATCACTGTCCTTATGaaaagctcagctgcagctttgcAAATTTACTTGCAGTTCTTCCGATATCTTCTACAGAAGTAATTGCTAACTCGCTAGTGAACGCACACGGGCTATTCATACAGATAAATACGTGAGAGCAGAGGACtgttttttcaagaaaagcctttaaatgaaaattagtgGTACAAGTGATCATTTGACTTCTGTATCTAGACAGCGACAGAGACATTTCAGAAAGTTAAAGGCCTTTGTAAATACCGAGCTCTTTAAATGAAGGCACCTGTGCtagaaatgaaaggaagatgAAGTTAATCTTTCATAAAGCATCACAAGGCAGGCTTTCAAACAGCTATCTTTATTTCAACTTGGTAACCGAGTCAGACCAACAAAAGGTACACTTTGAGAGAGAGGAGTTTCTGATGCGCGGCTGCAAAGCGATACAGGAGTCTCCCCGTGCACACCGACAGCGGCACAGACAGCGCTACAAGTCCCCGCTTCCTCGCCACCTCCAGGGCCGCTCCTAACCCAGCGCTTCTCCAAATTACGCTGAGCTCTCTTGACTAACTGACATGAACCCAAcacaaacaaaggaaataaagtaCTGGGCGCTGGTTTTTAATTCCACACGTGCTGCGCCAACGCTGGGTGGTGGTTAAGACCCCCGGGAAGTTAAGAGCCTTCTCGCTGCGCAGCCGCTCGCGGGGCTGGTTCAGATGCAGAGAGCTGATGAAGAACACGAGGGCTCAGGTACGGGGTTAAGTTACCATGCAACAACTCAGCTCTTGTAACTTAATCAAGTGCGTGCTTTTAGTCCgcagagagaaaagaacaggGGAACGCTGTTGGCCTGCAATGGAGCAAAGTTAAGCTGAAATCAGATTATCTCACATTTCCCACAGTCCAAAAGCACACGGACCGCCGGTTTTCATGGATGAGCTAACATGCAGCATCCAAACACATTAGTCTTTAACCGGAGAAGCAAACCAGCTCATGCAACACCAGTGTAGCCTGCAGATGCTGCGCAGCAGTGTGTCTGTCAGAGTGGTTACAgtggatcgagtccaaccttctCCTACTTTGCTCTAAATGGATTTAACCACATGGTAACCAGCCCGGTTTCAAGCCCAGAGACAAGGATGGAAGGAGCTTCTCTTCTACACAGATGCAAACATTTCTGGGGCACCTTCCTTAACCACAAATGTAATTTAGTACCCAAATATCTTCCAGTGATAAGAATTCTGTCTAACATATATGGAGGTATTCAAAATAATGCAAATTGGCATGGCCTGGTTGGGAAGAAGCACGTATCTAACAGCAGCAACACTTAAACTCTGAGAGGGGAAGCCAGTTAAAGGCTCTAAGGATACCAAGAGGTCTGGTTTCCCCTTAGGTATAGAAAGCTGTCAAGTAGCATGGATGAGAGTTCAGCTCCACACAGATGTAAGATAGGGAGAATCAATACAGCGGGGAAAAAAGGTGTTAAGACTCTCATTCTGTTGAACTCTGAATATGCTTATATTTCATCGGACTTGTATGAGTAGCACAGTAGCAAATATTAGATTCACACCAGACGAAGTGCAGAATGTCCTTTGCTACAGCAGCAATGATGCAAATTGTTCTGTACGGGCAAATCTTTCAGAATCACTACTTCTACCTCTATTTTTCTCTACACGCAGCAATTCCTCAATTCATACAGGCAATAGATTCAgagatatatatttatatatatagatGACAAGTACAATTCGAATGTCAGTATATGGCTATCCACTTCCGATTTTTTTAGACACTTTAAACCTGACTGGTTTTTTCCTTAGTTAAGAAATATAACTCTAACTCCCCAGGCACAGTAAGACTGCATCTTGTGCTTTTAATGTAAAAGACTGTCACAAGAGAGCAGCAGTGACCTCGGCAGCGTTGCTATGAGACAGGAGCGGGTAAATAGAAGGAAGCTGTATCAGCCTTATCTTTCTCAAGAATACAGAGAGAAAGTGATTGCCAATGAGAAGAATAAAATACCCGTGCATGGGCATATCTGGACTCTAATACAGCTCATCCCTATACTGAGATAAGCATCCTACCCTGCGCTTAAGCACATCTTTAATTCTAAGAGCATGCAAAACTCTGCTGGGACGAGATGTAACAACATGCTTGGAGCAACGCCCTGAACACAGACCCTTCCGGCAGTTTGTTTGATGAGGTGGGCAAGGTGGCCCCAGGGAGGGCATACACTACAGCAGGAATAAAGATCACGAGCCATTTGTTTCACCCACAGGTGCTTATAGGGAATTCAGtctcttattttgtttgttttgctttcctagGACAGCTTATTTCACTGAGCAGAGCATCCAAACCATGCACTCCGCACTGCTgtataaaagcattttcaaagtttccATGTGTGAAACACTGATATACTTGTCTAATCCAGCAGCAGATGGCACATACGTGTCACTGAGATCCTGACTCCACTGGGAATTTCAGAGGACGATTCACACCTGCTCAGCTGCACCAGAGGGAGAACCAACACAGACAAGGTCTGGCAGCTTCTGGTGTGTTTTACACCTGCAGATGCCAGAAACTGCTAGTTCTGTCTCAAAGATTTCATGACCTCATGTAACTACATCACTGGGGTTCTCCAAGATCTCCTGGTAATGAGGAAGCCTCCACGATGattcaagaaatatttaaggGCTTATATTGCATCTGAACAGGGGACGTAGGCCCTTCTGAACACCTCTACTAGACTTTACCCAACTCCACTGCTCTATCTCACTAAAGGGTGTGTCGAACACAACAAGGGACTCACTCCTTACTTTGGGTCCATGAAAGCAGACAACAATATTGGAGTTGCTGCCCAAGATAAGTAAAATCCAGGAATCCTCATGTCCAACTACGTAACCAACCCACAGTATCCTCCATCTGTTCCTAGAACttgaaataaagcatttcacATTAATATTAAATCACAAGACAACAGCTCCAGGCATCATAGCTTGCTTTCCCCCCTCTCAAGGAGCAGAGCACAGGTCTGGGAAAAGGCATGGGAAAGCAGGGAAGATGGGCAAGATGAGTTTTCCTAACAGATACAGGAACACCATCTGCTGAACAGGGGGTTTAATACTGCTGACATCACCCCCAATAAACTTCTTCCACTCATCCCCATCTGGGGCTCAGATTACTGCTACACTTGCCccttctaaggaaaaaaaaagtcttcttccAGAAGGATTTCCAGATTGGAGAAAGAAGGCGTGCATAGCACTAGACCCGCACCAGGAAAGGTGAGCGCATTCACCTGGTGATTTTCAACAAGACCAAATACCCAGGATGCCAAATCCACTCAAGCTTGCGCACTAAACAGCACTGTACCCACAGGAATGTTGTGCCTGTGGCAAAACGGCATCCTGACCTGGACAGGGGAGCAGGACTCTGATCTTCAGACCTGCCTTGTAACAACCTCCAAAGCAAAAGCTAACTTTTTATTATGTCACAAATGGAAACACTgcaacagagacaaaaaaaaaaaataaaaatcaaagctctGATATACCCCAACCCATCTGTGAAAAGGACCATAAAGCTCTTCCTTCTGAAGTAAGCAAGAAACCAAATTTCCACTTTTATCTCACAAGATCTACCTTAAATCCAACCAAGAATATTGTGTAGatacaaaaggaaacaaaaataccccaaacaAATGAGAGAAAGGCCCCCTACACTACACCCGAGGTTCAACTGCAATGGCTCACAACTCCTGCAAGCACTGATCATGAACTTTGGGTTACTAGCGAAACCAGCATACTCAAATTTAGTGAAATCCTCTATAGCTGACCTTTgccacatcctctgcatctccAATAGCTATTGAATTCTTACACCAGGTTCTTCCTTAGAAAAGGCAGAGGATCTGCTCCTCAGCTAGAGCCTGTTGGTGCCCACACCACATTCCTCTACGAGGAAGGGTAAGAAAAGCCACCACGGGGAGAGACCTAATGAAAACTGAAGGCCATGCTGCTGCCAAAGCTTCACATCCAGAACTTCTACACAAGAACTCTCAGAAAGGCATAGATCAGCAGTTCCATGTTTATCCACCTGCAAGGGCAAAACAACTACAAAGCAGTTGCCAAGCTCTGCAAGCAGAAAAcaggcaaaggggaaaaaaaagcctagaGTTGACAACCAAAGGTGGAATTGagtttttccactgaaattaaACCTAGTATTTCAGCTCTGTAAGCTATTTCACCAAAGCTACGCTTGGTAACTGATTTTCCACCAGGTGACACCCAGAGATGTTACCAACTGTTGCTGTGTACAACAGAGCCGCCGTGCTCTTCACCTGAAGAACCTGAGATACAGTTTATGCAGAAGCTAAATCAGTAAAGGGACAGCCCCTGCAGTCAGACAACGCTGCCTCTTTGAGGAACACCACTACCCACCCAGCAACCACTAAGGGCAGTGACTCCCAGTCACGGCTAACTCAGACCGTATTCAAACCGATAGGtgaaaggctttattttttaatcatttcctAAGCCATCCATTTCACTTTTAGTGAGCGAGAATCTTGAAGCAGGAGCCAATACAGCTTTTATAGCAATTTATGTTGGGGGTGCAAAACACAAAAAGGGTGATGGGTAGTCTGTCAAACAGTTAATCCCGCGCATGCCATCAGTAAAAAAATGCATAGCCCTGGTGCAAAGTAGGACACTAAAATATGATCCACTGGCAGCAGACAGGCAGTTCATCCAGTTAGGAACTAAAGTGCTGTAGGTGAACTAACATTAGGGCTTTATTAAGTCATTCAGCAACCAAGTGTTATTGTCCTACACAGCCTGCTTAAAGTACAGTAAAGcgtttttaaaagattttaagaaTTGAACTAGTTTGACATACGACAGTACACACCTACACATACTGGCTGCATTAACAGGTGGATTCTGGATTGTAAATAATCCTGCAAGTCATTTGTCACacacaagcaaataaaaacagtCAAAATATCACTCAGACTCATATAGCATCCACCAAGCAAGCTTTTGAGAGATTTAAAGTAAAGGTAATTTAAAAGTCACCTACAATTATAAACAAGACAAGGACACAGACAGGAATAGTCCTTTGATTGACTGTTCCTGACAGCTCCTGGGATCAAAATGTTGAGCTCTAGTCTCCCCACATGAGCTAAAAAGAAGTTTATATGGTTAATCATAGGTTTTAGGGGTGTggtgattttttcctcttttgcaaATGATGAAAAACTCAGGAGCACATCTAGAGAGATATTTTGACTTATTTGCACACGCAACCGGAGCAGGCTCCAGCCACTAATAGTTACAGCACCCAGACAAGAGTATATAAATTTTAAGAAGGACTTgaagcaaaaacaaaaaagtggATCTGGTAGAGTCTATCAGAGGCAAAAGTACTGTAATATAACATGAGGAGTTGGCAGAGTCAGACAGTCAAATCCAAAACCTTCCTTAGCAGGTCTGGCGGAAGCAGAAGGGAAGGGCTTTGCAGTTTGTAACGAAGAGCTATTACACACACCACAGTCTCATCCCCTACCCGTTCTCCTGCTCGCCCAGGGCACCTACCTTACTGTACGTCACTACCGACAAGTTGTTCGAGTGACTGCTGGGGGAGAGATTTACAGAGTTTTGTGACAGTCCATTCTGATCTTGTTCGATTTGGTCAGGAACAGGCCCCCATGTGTTTTTGCCGATTGTGCCTAGCTCAGAACCCCCAGGGTCTTTTAGGTTGTTTTCATCTGCTTGCCTGTTCTTCTGCGGAGAGGCGAACGGGTTAAAGTTTCCTTCTACCTTGCGATGCGGTTGCGTGTTGAACTCCGTTTCAAAGGATGATAGCTGCTGCGTTACACCTAGAAGTCCTCCAACTTCCACGCTGAGGATCACCCAGATGACATCTGTGGAAAAAGTCAGACGTGCAGGTTGTCACTAGGTGGAGTTCATTGAAAAGAGGGCAGAAGAATTAAAACAGAATGATAATTCCATCCTTTGCGACTGCAAGAAAATAGACTGattgtttaaaatacatttttataaacCGGTTAAACACTAATTGAGTGTTTCATTCCTTCAAGAAAACCCAGCCAATTTAACTCCTAGGGTAGATTTACTTAGATTAATCAGCTAAGAAGATATTAAAGCCAAACTGACACGACAACATGAAGCTCCATACTTCAGCTTACCAAGCAAAtgcactgaaaaaggaaaacctgAGGTGGCTTTATCCAAGGCTACACAGCAAGACTGAAATAACAGACAAAGTATTGCTGCCAGTTGTCTGCTCTGATAAGTAGAGGCGATGTTTTTTGTTCAGCTTTGAAAAGCTTGGCTATTAAAATAGAACAAAGATAATTATGTTTACAACAACTCACTGCAAAACATCTCCACTCCAGTTCCAAAACACTCGCAGCAGGTGGGTAAGATACCCAGGCTTGGTAGATTGTTACATGAGTTCGCAAACTACTTGTTAGAATAAGAAACATATTTACAGTTCTAACTAACATGCGTATGTCTCTCAGCAAGTAGAACAACAACCTTATCTGTGTACCATTTCATTCACACTCCATGCAAACACTAGAGCCTATTTACACACATACATTTCTTGGGATGTCTCCAAATTCAAGTCTActacttctttttgtttttctcgcCCCTCCACTGATTacatggggaggggctctttatcagagagcacagggataggacaagggagaacagttttcagctacaagaggggaagattgagatgagatcttagagagaaatattttgctgcgggggtggggaggccctacccccaggttgcccagagcaggggtggctgccccatccctggaggtgttgaaggccaggttggatggggcttggagcccctgatccagcgggaggtgtccctgcccatggcaggggtgggactggctgggctttaggtccctttcaatccaaaccatttcaCAATTCCATAATCCATTAAACATGctccagttttgttttgctgcacGGAAGGGGAGATTtaaaaagagcagcagcaccttATCTCATCCCAGCAGCTCCGATAACAGCACCTTGTGACCCATGTCATCATTTCCAGGCTCTCTGCAGCCAGCACTAACCTACACGGGGCTCCTCCGCAGCGCTGCTGGCCTgggggaggaggcagcaggtgcTTGTGCTGTTTCAGTTTCACCACCACTGCTTCCCAAGCAGCGTTAATCCCTAAAGCTCTCCAACCAGGCTCCCCCCGGGTTTAATGAGGCTGGGCTCATTAATTCGCATTGCGGACCCCCCCTCCTCGTGGCGCAGCGGCGCCCCCTGCTGCCCGCCTGCTCGCCACGGTGGCCACCGGGCAACCAAAGCCGTGATGGGATGGAAAAGCACCGGGAATAGGTCCCAGGCACTTGCCACGGTGGCCACAGCGCTACCAAAGCCGTTTGGGGATGCAAAACCACCGGGAAACAACCCTGGCTGCTTGCCACTGTAGCCACAGCGCTACCAAAGCCGTGTCAGGATGGAAAACCATCAGGAAACAGCCCCAGCCACTTGCCACGGTGGCCACAGCGCTACCAAAGCCATGTCAGGACGGAAACCCACTGGTAAACAGCCCCAGCAACTTGCCACGGTGGCCACAGCGCTATCAAAGCCGCGCTGGGATGCAAAACAACCAGGAAACAGCCCCAGCCACTTGCCACAGTGCTACCAAAGCTGTGTCAGGATGGAAAACCACCGGGAAACAGTCCTGACCACCTGCCAGTGGCCACCATGCTACCAAAGCCATGTTAGGATGAGAGAGATGTTTCCCAGAGCCACTGGGAAACAGCCCTGGCCACTCACCACGGTGATCGCAGTGCTACCAAAGCCGTGCCAGGACGGAAAACAGCAGCCCTGGCCGGTGGCTGGGCCCCCCCACAGCTGCCAGACCTCACCTCCGTGGATAACGAGCATTAAAGCAATTAATTACATGGCAGGGCAAAGACATCTTTGACTCAGGCTTGGCAGCCAACGGGACTTGGATTTGTATGTAgcgttttggttttttctttctttttgggaAAACCTCAACTCCATAAACGCAAAGGCAACTCAAGCTGAGCCTTTCCACCTCCGCGGAGGAATTGATGCCCGTTCTTCAGGGCCAGGGGACACCCACCTCAGCCGCCAAAGTCATCTCTTCACTGACAATCCTACACAAACCCCTGCACTGCTAGGCAAAGAGGTATTTTCAACTCTCACTCAGACACACGAATTTGGGATACTCCCAAGTGCCAACACAGGCACAAAGATGTTCCCGTTATAAACTAGAAGAGGCTTAAATTGACTGAAATGACTCCAAATGAACAAAGACGTTGGTGGCTTAGGCTGATGCACAAGGCAAACTTTGAAAAAGtggtttttaaacacagaaaaatggtTCACTGAAGATGCACCAAGTTGCACAACTAAAACCTGTCCCTTAACTAAACATCTCAGATGAGGTTTTTGCCACTTAGATAGATTTTTACGCCTGTATCTAGTTCAGCActagaaaaacaggaagaatgCAACAGGGACTGACTGGGAAAGAGTCTGCTGGGGAACTGTGCAAGCccctttgtttttcagagctttGTGCAATCTGCAGTTTGCTCTAGTGTTTATAAAACAGTTCTGTGCTGACCAGGACAACAAAGCAGCTCACTTGATGTTTTCTCTGTTCCATTTTCTATATTTAGCCCCGGCGCTGGCAGACCTCTGCCCTCACCATTCGGTTACAGGGAGAGTGTTCGCAAGGGGCCACTTCATCTGTGGTGGGAACATCCCAAAGGAGAGCTTGGAGTGCAGGAAAAGGGATCACTCACCTCCGTAATACAGTCCCGTGGCAGTGCACATTCGCCACTGTCCCTGATACATTCCTGCCGTGCTGGGGCTGCACATCTGAACGCTGACGTCCGCGATctcctggggctccagggaCCTGACCATCACCATGTTGACGTGGCCAAACTGGTCTCCCCCAACGTACTTCAGGCAAACCCCTGGGGGCCAAGCCTCCGTCCCTGGGATTGAACGAGAGAAAGAATTACTGACAGTGCACCAGGAAAAGCTCCGTGTTTGTCTGGATGAAAGATGTTTATTAAAACTGTTATGCAACTGTTGAACAGCCTGGAATACCaagacacacacaaaacagCAGCAATGGATGTTGAAGACCAGCATAGTTTTCAGACAAGGCTTAACCGGCCCATTCTAAGACCAGCAGGACAAATTGTATTTCTGCTGGAATAATCTCTAGAACTCCTTTACACAGAAAAATTCTCAAAGTCACAGTGAGAGAGCTGCAAAAAAATAAGCCATGATAATCGACAGGCACGTCGATTGCTAAAGAGAAAGACAGACCTAggtggttttttccccccctcatttCTTTCTGCCTCCCTACACGAAGCTCCCAAGCCTTGTGACATCGAAATACAGGTTAATAATACAAAGTGCTGGAAACACTTTCTTTCAGGGATTCATTCTGTATAGCAATCTCAGGAGGAACTATTACTTCAAACCATAATTAGTACCAATAGTACTATTTT
This portion of the Phaenicophaeus curvirostris isolate KB17595 chromosome 24, BPBGC_Pcur_1.0, whole genome shotgun sequence genome encodes:
- the ILRUN gene encoding protein ILRUN isoform X1, with protein sequence MEGMDVDLDAELMQKFSCLGTTDKDVLIGEFQRLLGFQLSPAGCAFFLDMTNWNLQAAIGAYYDFESPNINVPSMSFVEDVTIGEGESIPPDTQFTKTWRIQNTGTEAWPPGVCLKYVGGDQFGHVNMVMVRSLEPQEIADVSVQMCSPSTAGMYQGQWRMCTATGLYYGDVIWVILSVEVGGLLGVTQQLSSFETEFNTQPHRKVEGNFNPFASPQKNRQADENNLKDPGGSELGTIGKNTWGPVPDQIEQDQNGLSQNSVNLSPSSHSNNLSVVTYSKANSVPLFFSLCGLKART
- the ILRUN gene encoding protein ILRUN isoform X2 → MEGMDVDLDAELMQKFSCLGTTDKDVLIGEFQRLLGFQLSPAGCAFFLDMTNWNLQAAIGAYYDFESPNINVPSMSFVEDVTIGEGESIPPDTQFTKTWRIQNTGTEAWPPGVCLKYVGGDQFGHVNMVMVRSLEPQEIADVSVQMCSPSTAGMYQGQWRMCTATGLYYGDVIWVILSVEVGGLLGVTQQLSSFETEFNTQPHRKVEGNFNPFASPQKNRQADENNLKDPGGSELGTIGKNTWGPVPDQIEQDQNGLSQNSVNLSPSSHSNNLSVVTYSKGFHGPYPFGQS